From Chloroflexota bacterium, the proteins below share one genomic window:
- a CDS encoding YdcF family protein: MPSALNPDDYILVPKRALRRASAGLMLTLALALTFHSLWLPLLAQALIVDEPLQQADAIVVLGGGIGDREATGARLFTQGYAPLVITTGGEIHLPGLAELTAAGLAADELESRGVPPPAIIQLTESQTTCDDARLTLAALPGDSKRVILVTDPFHTRRAQWLFNRAAPELDVIAVAASPSWFDPAHWWATDIGIIVVAQEYVKFAVTLAQGCNG, encoded by the coding sequence ATGCCTTCTGCCCTCAACCCCGACGACTACATCCTCGTCCCCAAACGCGCCCTGCGCCGGGCCAGCGCCGGTTTGATGTTGACCCTGGCGCTGGCCCTCACCTTCCACTCGCTCTGGTTGCCCCTCCTGGCGCAGGCGCTAATTGTGGACGAACCGCTACAACAGGCAGATGCCATCGTGGTGCTGGGCGGCGGCATTGGCGACCGCGAAGCGACCGGGGCGCGGCTGTTCACTCAAGGCTACGCGCCGCTGGTAATAACCACTGGCGGCGAGATTCACCTCCCCGGCCTCGCTGAACTCACCGCCGCCGGGCTGGCCGCCGATGAGTTAGAGTCGCGGGGGGTGCCGCCTCCGGCCATCATTCAGTTGACCGAGAGCCAAACAACATGCGACGACGCCCGGCTGACATTGGCGGCCCTGCCCGGGGACTCGAAGCGCGTCATCCTCGTCACCGATCCGTTTCACACCCGGCGGGCGCAGTGGCTGTTCAACCGGGCCGCGCCCGAACTGGACGTGATTGCGGTGGCCGCCAGCCCGTCGTGGTTCGACCCCGCTCACTGGTGGGCGACCGACATCGGCATCATCGTGGTGGCGCAAGAGTACGTCAAGTTTGCCGTGACGCTGGCCCAGGGGTGCAACGGTTGA
- a CDS encoding threonine synthase: MVWPGIVTYYREYLKIDERATPVTLLEGNTPLISAARLAAEIAPNFDLYLKYEGLNPTGSFKDRGMTAAITQAVFEGAKTTICASTGNTAAAAAAYSARAGLRCIVLVPQGKVAAGKIAGALAYGAEVIAINGSFDDALRMVREISEQRPVALVNSINPYRLEGQKTAAFEICDALRKAPNWLCLPVGNAGNISAYWLGFKEYHAAGKISSRPHMLGAQATGAAPLVVGHPVEHPETVATAIRIGRPARGEQALEAAEESDGRIIAVTDDQILAMWRRLAREGVFVEPASAAGLAGFAKEVREGRLDPVGQTVVAVVTGHGLKDPDAVTSRAPEIKIIPAELEALKLIL, translated from the coding sequence TTGGTATGGCCGGGAATTGTCACATATTATCGCGAATATCTCAAGATAGACGAACGGGCTACGCCCGTCACTTTGCTGGAAGGCAATACTCCCCTTATTTCGGCGGCGCGGCTGGCCGCCGAAATTGCTCCCAACTTTGACCTTTATCTCAAGTATGAAGGTCTGAACCCGACCGGTTCTTTCAAGGATCGAGGGATGACGGCGGCCATCACCCAGGCCGTCTTCGAGGGAGCAAAGACCACCATTTGCGCCAGCACCGGCAACACTGCCGCTGCCGCCGCCGCTTACTCGGCCCGGGCCGGACTGCGTTGCATCGTGCTGGTTCCGCAGGGCAAAGTAGCCGCCGGGAAGATCGCCGGGGCGCTGGCTTACGGCGCGGAAGTGATCGCCATCAACGGTTCGTTCGACGACGCGCTGCGAATGGTGCGCGAGATTTCCGAACAGCGGCCTGTCGCCCTCGTCAACTCTATTAACCCTTATCGTCTCGAAGGCCAGAAAACGGCGGCCTTTGAAATTTGCGATGCTCTCCGAAAAGCGCCCAACTGGTTGTGCCTGCCTGTCGGCAACGCAGGCAACATCAGCGCCTACTGGCTGGGATTCAAAGAATATCATGCCGCCGGAAAAATTTCGTCGCGACCACACATGCTCGGGGCACAGGCAACCGGGGCCGCCCCACTCGTCGTCGGCCACCCCGTCGAACACCCGGAGACGGTCGCCACCGCGATTCGCATTGGCCGCCCGGCGCGCGGCGAGCAGGCCCTCGAAGCCGCCGAAGAGTCCGACGGGCGCATCATCGCCGTGACCGACGATCAGATTTTGGCGATGTGGCGGCGGCTGGCGCGTGAGGGCGTGTTCGTGGAACCGGCCTCTGCCGCCGGGCTGGCCGGCTTTGCTAAAGAAGTGCGCGAGGGCCGACTCGATCCCGTCGGCCAAACCGTCGTCGCCGTCGTCACCGGTCACGGCCTCAAAGACCCGGATGCGGTGACCAGCCGCGCGCCCGAAATCAAAATCATCCCGGCGGAACTTGAAGCATTGAAGCTAATTCTCTAA